The Amaranthus tricolor cultivar Red isolate AtriRed21 chromosome 2, ASM2621246v1, whole genome shotgun sequence genome contains the following window.
AAATTGCATGAGATTAGTATGTCCCATGAAGTATGAACCTCAAAAATCTTTCTTCTCTGGCTCATacttatcatcatcatcgtcgtcgTCATCGTCCATATCTGCATCATTGTAACTGCCAAGTAAGGTGGACCTCTTAAGTTGCCGTTTTGAACCTTGCGAATTCTTAGTGTCCAGCCAATTTTGGGAATCTCGATGTTTCACAAGGAGCCATCGCAATAGTCGGTCTTCTTTGTTCAAGTAATGAAGCTCCTTGTTTATATTGGGTGTTGCCATCATTGTCATCTGCATGAGTTGTCCCtacatgtacaaaacaaacatttCATGATCCTGTAAAGGGTAAGACTATAAAAGTATAAAAGTTGCTTATTCCTTGTTCACGATGAATGCATTCTAACTTCTCAGCATAGAAGAATCAAGTGGGAACGAAGGAAGCACCTTAAAGAATATTTTGACGTGTAATGCAAACTGCAAAGTATCCAAGCATAAAAAACGTATATTGACAGTGATCTGAACGGTCATGATATGATACGCATATACAAAgtgattttattaatagtagtaCTTACTACTTAGATGTGGTATATGATTCAAGTGACTTATAGAACtgaaaaattgaagaaaatgcTAACTAAATTGATGAACTCTTGACTTGGAGAAACGATAGGAAACATCCCCTAAATTGTAAGGTCATACTAGTAAATATGTAATCACCCACTTCAAAACTTCTAGTCCTCAATGTCCTTATGCAATCAAATCCGAGCAAGAATAAATCTAAGAACAAGAAAGAATCAACGATGGAAAGTAAAACGAAATGCTAAGAGGAATTTTTGGTAGTCATTGAACATGTTGATTGGACAAGCGATGAGGATCAGTATTCAACTTGGAAATAAGATGAAAATTTTTATCATTAGGAGAAGCAAAGTGTGGTATAGCACTGAAAAGGATATAAGAAGATGGAATGAGAAAGTAAAAGGCAAAACAAAAACGAAGTAATTATATTCCAAATTATGAATTAGTTGCCTTGAATGAGGCTCTCAATACAGCAAAATAAGGGGCCAGAGTCAAATAAGCTTTCCACCACAGAAGGCTAAGAAGCTTTCTACTGAACAGTGAACACTGTCCCTTcacttgaaaatttgaaataaacaaaCTAGCTACAACTTCACAAATAGTAAGCAGAAACTCAAGCATATAAGGAATAGCCTTCGTAACAAAGTCTGAATGTGAGCATTTTTCTTGAGCATCAAACAAGGTAATAAACTCAAAAATGATCAAGAAGCAAAATCAAACACACTTAACTCTCaatcaatatcaatatcaaataaaaaatgattgTTCGATGTAGACCTTTCTAAGTTATAAAAAACTAAGCATGAAAGCCTACATGCGATAGCAAGGTGCCAACATCATTGCCGCAAGCAACTCACAGTGAAGACAATAAGGCATGTGTAGGCACAccccttttttattcttctccCCCTCCCCATCTTTCTTGCTACTGTGTGCTAATATAATATGCATATAATTCCACTCAAACCATAAGAACAAAAACTAAGCATGTGAGAGTCCAAGTACAACACATAACACATAAGTTTAAGATCaaggagaaagaagaaaaacttTGGCAGTAGTAACTCTCATATTGCTCCTGTGTGCTAATATACAATACTTCCATTCAAACCATATGTACACCTTAAAGAAGAGAACAAAACTTAAGCATGTGAGAGTCTATCTAGAACacataaaacattaatttaagATCAAGGAGAATGAAGAAAAACTTTGGCAGTAGTAACCCTCATATTGCTTTTATTTTCCAACCTTTCACTTGCAGGTGTATTAGCTCACAAAACAATACGCAAAATTACAGcagtaaacaaaacaaattgtATCAAATATAATTCCTCCTTCAGTTTCTTGGTATTCTAATTTCTAAGCATTTATACAAATCCAAGGTCCACCCAATACTCCAACCAAAATCTAGACACAACACAAATTTCTcctcatcaatttttttttcaaaacaatgacCTGATGGTGGAGACATGGGCTTGTGTTAACACAACATATAAAGCGATAAACAtgaacaaatgaaaaaaaaaagaaaagaaaagaggaAGTGCGATATTTACCTGAAAATATCTTCCATCAAGCTTCTTAATACCATAACCCAAGTGAACATTTCCTAAAGACTTAATCTCGGTAAGAACACCATTTCTGGCATAAACATGCTTACCCACCCTAGCAACTAAATCCATCACAACTTCCTTCTTAATATGGGGTTTCAATAACAGCACACAATCATAGAGGGGcattttttctcttctttaCGGTACTTGTTTTACCTTCACTATGGAACTACTTTCCAATCTGCAATAAAATAACatcaaaaaatgataaattcatCTACATGTAAAGTTGTGAATGATGTTTGCTACAAAGAgtcaatcgaaaacaacctctttattatcACCGGCAAATGCAAGGTCGCATACATACAACTGACACTCAAACCCCACCatgtgggagccacttaatagcAATGGTGTAATGAAATGTTATTGTTGTTCTAATTGCAAGCTTTACGTCACCTTTGGTTTCTTCTAATGtcctatttttagtttttagttttcaaaaatatgaaaactaaaaattgaaaacaaaaagaTAAGAACAAGccaagaaatattaattttcaaatttcccaaatatttttaaaaattattatcacCTGAATAGTAAATAACCCTAAAACATTTTTCGCAATACAAAAACAGGAACTCATTCAAAAGCtgctttaatttctccaatGAGTAATAGCTCTCAATCTTAGTCTCTATCTATTTCGTaacacttgttttgttttatttagaaGTATATTCGTAGATAACTTAGAGCTTCAAAGTTCAATTGATTGATTATGTTGTTCCTTTTTATGGGTTTAAAATCCGTCATTTCATGGATTTTTAGATGTGGATTACATGGGTATTGGATAAATAACATAACTGCATATCCATCTTCTGCGActttaattttagtaataaattgAGCGATTACAGTCATTTTAGAGTGCATAATTTTAGCGTGCATAATGCACTTGATTTGGCTCTTCATTGTTTTCACATGATTGATCGATATTATGGTATAGTTGCGCACAATAAAAGTCATCATATTTACAACTAGAATATTTCATTACCCAATGCCGTTAAGTGGCTCCTACATGGGTGGGGCTTGGGTATCAGTTGTATGTGTGCGACCTTGCATTTGCTAGTGATAATGAAGAGGTTGTAATTTGTATGGAAGTTACCTTCAAGTTTGTACAGATCTTTCACAGCTTCTTCAACATCATAAACATTAACTTCATCATGTCACggtgaaaattatgaaaacaaatcagaaactaaaaaataaaagctctTTGAGAACCAAAAACATAtacaaaaaccaaaaaacaaataagaaatcATAAACACGGATACAGAAAAATCTAAGAACATAAATCAAAACCAAACAACAGAGAGATGTGTGATGAGCAGCGAAGAACATAAACGAAAAAAAACGAAATCAAATAAATCATAAGCACAAAActgaatcaaaaccaaaaataaataataaaccaaACATCAACTATAAAATCGAAaccaaaaaatgaagaaaataaacaAGAAAACACAATTCAAAATAAACGAAAATGATGGACATTTTACCTTTACCCTTCCATGGTAGCGTGATGAGCAGTTGAGCACTGAGGGGTTTAGATTAATGGAGACGTTGATGAGGGAGTAAGTGATGCGCGAGGAATGAGAGGAGGGGAGCTTcttttttagggtttaggttttgtTCTGAAATTTTTctgaaattataaaatttcggagattaattaattactattaatgtccaataattttttattgaggtcgtctcacaGCGACACAAACTTAATTGCATCAGcttaaaacttataaaatgttttttatatgagtgtgaattcaaattttttttttctttaactaATGGAACTTTTGTTGGACCCGTCTTACGGTAAGACGGTCTGATACAAAAGGAGCTGAttaatattaaacaaaaaattaaacaaatcgAAAACCGATTAAATAATACACTTAATTTAATGGTCTTGCCTCCTATAAAAGGTCCTATTCTTTGATTCTTTAGTCAGTATTTATCGATCATTCttagtttgtattttttttagtttagatatcaaaatatagtcaagtgggatattgtttgattcgtctcaatgtcaattctattaattttcatttttgataGTTTTTCATTACACACAATTAGAGTTATTtatgattgaattagtgcattgaatatagtaaaatactaaattaaataattagtgtGAATTGAAAGgagtaatataataataagataaactTTGTGATTTTGAAAGTCAAATGTAATTTTGAACTCCAGCACGTTATCTTCGTTGGAGTCCAAGCAATGCAGTTATAATGCTTGTGGATTTTGAATTGTAGTAACCATAACCCATAAATAATGAACtttacaaatataatttatatatcacCTAAATTTCAGAGTtacttataataaataatttattaaaattatatttattttacttaaaataatagtagtattaaatttaaaatgtatcACCAGACTATATGGAATCTATTCCCAATCTAtggccaaaataaaaaaaaatttccacttTCTTTaaaatgggaaagtatttccaagtttaccgtccacgtaggattgctttgagaaattttttttttttttttaataaaaccgctACATGAAATGACGGTTTTATTCATGCATCTGAAGTAAAACGCCatctgagatggcggtttggttaagtgaatttttttttaaaaaaaaaaaaaattaatatgtggagtaaaccgccacttgaagtggcggtttggtatcAATACAAAACAGCAGCTTCCTTCGACATTTTTCACAATTCATTTTACTCTTCTTGCTTCTTGCCggtataaccctaaaaaaaaaaattcttcactctcatttactttaaatttacaATTACTCTCATTCcactaaactaatcaactacattcccatcttctccttgtgtactagtttattttcatcctcatttaaggtatgaataaaaccctaatttttgttcaatatgcaaattgtttattttgttcattattgttttgaattgaagttataaaaacgttaaatgtttgttacattctattgttttcatgatttatgcttacgttttacacatttgtagttgaattttaggatttgttttgtatgcatataaagtgtttgatgaaatgcttcaatgaaagtttattactttgtagggttagtttaatggtttttgtatatattcatgctatttttagctactAGGGGTGAAATGAACTTTCTAACAAGTGTTGtaataccttaatatcacaaattcttgtattcaaatttacacttcccttactcacattcaacaattaagtgtatgtgaaatcaaatgaaaaatatgtttgtacttgcagaatatggatcattatcccgttatagtgtattggggtggggaagtaagttatactggatccgatgttggatataatggaggattaaatacagtgatgtttatccatcgtcaaaatacgacttttgaggtgtttgttagcaaagtgtatgatgtaattggttgtgatcgcaactcttatatgataaaaatggagatgaaatacccggtgactgggaaaaatgtgttagtccctatgaagaatgatgaaagcataagtgctcttgcttatgcggcatcacaagcccctggaacggcaatggaggtttatgttgaattggttgcaaatttggataatgcgagggaagtcatgactagcatggaacttccagaatcaggtcctagtgtacgccatgatacattcacagaaatgttaagtaacccgAATTACGTTAGtgagcacttggatgagtttacctctccaactcattcacgtggcattggtggtggtgtaatgaacaccttttccacgagtcacttgggtaggcttaatgcgaacgaggttgactctttagatcaggaggataagcatattgattctgattcagaagaggatgatgaaagaagagaagctctagatgcagcgattagagatggtgctccatctcaagattggcttagaattgatgaggttgatcaaagattgattgatgcatggatgacctggaacgatgacaactccatgaatgaaaatggagactttaggatagggcaagagtttagctccttagaccaccttaagaagaatgttaaagcatgggcgatttctaacaatagaaacttccgtgtaattgagtcggagccttcaaagtacgttgtccaatgcactaatgcggaggatataggttgtgaatggaggatgcgagctgttatgaccgcaacgggttcatttaagattgtgcgtGGAAAGGGTCGTCCGCGGTCAACTCGTTtacggaacgaaatggatgcaccgtTGACGCGTCCTCGAAACACGTGTAGCTTTTGTGGATTTAGTGggcataataagaaaacatgccctcgaaggtcaagaaagtatgttttttttttaataatatgttgcatctaataatatttatatgattattataacacttatgtatgtaacagcgatcatggtgatgccgggcccagttgatccatcagtgcttacgcttcaggcgacccacaggagcgtagctgcgtgggagggctccactgcccaattggttactcgtcagcactaccaggcgagtacgttacggtgggaggtggatgacaAGGTGTTAGACGTAGTCGAGCTAGCTGGTTTCAGATACATTCACCggttgttgggcgggggcttggagctcgatcgagctcttatcactgcattgcTGGAGAGGTGGAGGCCAGAGACACATACAttccacctcacagttggcgaggcaacgatcatgttgcaagatgtggcagttatcaTGGGACTACCGGTTGAAGGACAAGCAGTCATTGGTCATGGggagggaaattggccagcattagtACATGAGCTGCTAGGGGTTAGGCcggaaaaccctcaagaccccacCCAGCCCAAGATCATCGTTGGATCGTCAGTGAAGCTGACTTGGCTCCGACAGCATTTTAGCGCGCTTGAGGATGATGCAGATGATGTGACGGTTGACAGACATGCCCGCGCTTACATCTTGTACCtatttggatgcatcttgtttccagacaagagcggcgactcggtacagctgatctatctccctctactgggagatttggagcgcgtagatgagtacagttggAGAAGTACTACCCTggcgtatctgtatcgtaacttatgtcgagcatctcgtaagggtgccaaggacattggtGGATGCTTGATGTTattacagatatggtcatgggagcacattcatatagggaggccaATTATTCGGACGGTTCGACCGGATGGGCAAAatgatcaggaagatgacgcggatgattttgaaccgatATTAGGGTCACAGCATCGGCGCGGGGTGGATCCTTtggcagtaaggtagcaacactcaattcactattcaaattcataatttcactattttatgatagatgaaaatgttaatcaatgtttatttgtttgcagctggcttcgcgtatatctttcgagatcccactccccacatactctcgtctactacagggacgcactagatcgacaacgggacgagcaggttagtaacatttactatttgtattagttatgaataaattgtatacattactaagcatattgatttctattacagatgacatggcagccttacacagcggctaagatggaagctttaccgcacatatgtacatcgggccacgagatttggagatcgcgttgtcctcttatttgctttgacatcgtcgagctacatctaccggatcgtgtcatgcgtcaattcggtttggagcaaGTAATCCCgcaagcctgtgacacccaacctcaactacatgcgatcgatcggaggactggggacaagaactacctcgtacgacatagatcgcatgtagatgcgtggaacgaccgagcatctacattggttggaggagataacttcacaggtcatagctctgctatgtacatgagttggtacaggcgcatctcgatattacgcctaacgaacaccgcatttgcgcagccaggatcacattatcatccgacatctacgtttctggtacgttttctttcaacactcataacaaatagtaatagttttaagtaactcttttaacaatataatgataacaaacaggctgagcgcatccgatcggtgctcatacaatgtaatgacacgattcaaggggccgctacatcgccagttgacgtggggtatcggctatgttctcaaaccttaggctccattaacgcgtcgttgaccgatgcattgagtcaagcaggttatgagtacctcataccgactccacccgtcattggcgaggtagatgacgcattccacactccttctccaaggagttcagcccatcgaggtagctcttccggaggatccagttctcggtccacaagaggccaccagcgttcatctactcgaggtcggtcttccagatcgccatcgacatccgctactatgtcgccgttcgttcccccgtcttccatcaacactcctcctccacatccatcgcctccgcaaaggattatcacatatcagcgtgctagtcaacgacgagctcctgctcttaatgtcattgcggaggttgacgagttcacaccatcatcatccaccggtgcgcaaaacaaaaggggccgggggttgtagtttaacaaactttgtatattcttatatgacttgaacttcttgtatgagtttccataattgtaatatatctttgtattattttcatatttattttttttagaacaagccggttcgtaattgattattatggaattgatggtattgaactactttaatgcatgttgcgttcaatattttaaaatgaaagaaaaaaaaaataaaaaaaaaaatcaggccacaagcaaaccgccacatgaagtggcggtttacctggaccaaaccgccacctgagatggcggtttgccttcaccaaaccgccacttcatgtggcatttttgtgcttaaggcaaaccgccatctcaagtggcggttttttctgaaaaaattaaaaaaaaataaattttccacgtggacggtattgtgggaaataatttcccaaaaaatgcaaagtgggaattaatcttttttttagcattaatcTGGGAATAGACTCGACTATATGTGacttaatgtttttaatatgcTTGTTACGATTTTAAACATCACTTCTATTATTTAGTtcgtaattaaatttttaaatgaattatCAATATTAAGGGTTATGAGTATGactaatatgtatttttttaaaattaggtCTTGTCGCAAATAAAACAAGTATCACCTCATGTTGGTTCAATTGTTTATTAGTCTCTAGCTAGCTTCCCTCAGCCTTGCCGTAacattaaaacataaaattattttactcAAATTCTCAAACGACATAGTGAGACTATCTTTATTAATCTATCCAAATGTACTTACAGTTGTAAAGTGATATATTTCTGTCATTTAAAATTGTCACTTATAACCTTGAaatgattattacaattataaaTACCATCAATACTTGTATGAGACACTCCCACCGTGAGAAGTTGTCCATATATGAGTTGAAtaaacagctagtctcttgagagacgtatcttaagtctaacccattaaagattaatacttacttatggtattcttaatgtttacttacattatccttaatgcttattaaccgtattcttaatgcctatttttaatATCCTAAATGTCTagttacattattcttaatgtctagttacattattcttaatgtctacttacattattcttaatgtctacttacaatatttaaaaattatataataggCCAGCCCAATCAAAGGTTGTCTCTCAGaccgtctctcataagaatttgtgttgaaTAAATCAACTAATgcaaattttagcatatgagctTATGGTTTTGAAGTTATATCACTGAAATACACTATCTCACAAAAGTAACtccttttaaaataattaattagagaaataagAAGATTATAATGGTCTGTCTCATGGCGAAACAATTAAGTCCtgatgttttttttaaagttttttttttctttaatagaATACTCCTCAGCTCTTCTTATATGAGACTGTATCACCATGAGACGAACCCATGTAattactctatttttatttaattgatcattttaaaaatgcaaatgatcactttaagattaggAAAAATTGTCATGATTAATCCCACCTATTGCCCATTTGCTGTGAAAATTTCTTGTTATTAATTGTTTCGAAATGATTCAACTTTTGTATATTTTTGCTAATAGCACATCTTACCACATTTTAACCGACTACTATAGTTACCTATCACAAAAGAGGAGTTTGAATAGACCAATGAAAAagccactagtggaaaaaaacttatttgttgcggttttatccccgttatatgctgcggttttgacccgCAGCACTTGTGATAGCACAATATTATATTCTgtggttcaaaaccgcagcatataagagACTGTATGCTGCGATTCTAGGAGAACCGCAATATATAgtccactttttttttaaaaaaaaaatgtggactatatgctgcgattttcctagaaccgcagcatatagtccatatattttttttgtttttttcattttatactaattctccattaaatattaataactatatacataataattattacactaataatcattCAATATTTCCCTACTCATCACCAATCATCATCCAAATTAAacatcattatatatatatatatatatatatatatatatatatatatatatatatatatatatatatatatatatatatatatatatatatatatatatatatatatatatatatatatatatatatatatatatatatatatatatatatacatacaactcaaaatagtcaaaattaacatataacaatatatagtttacaataattgtaatttacATGTACAATTGCCAAAATATACACATTTACAATCTAaacattatttatatatatatatacatatatatatatatatatatatatatatatatatatatatatatatatatatatatatatatatatatatatatatatatatatatatatacaatctaCTAATAACTTACGCAAAAATTCAGTTGAAACGCGATGGTCTAACTTGTCCTTCATTTCATCGATCGATAACTTGATGCATGTCAAAGAACGCAATTCAACACTATAGTTACACAAAACATATAACATAAGAAATTTGTTGTGCATACCAAActtaatattacaacaaaaataatatgccttaaactttaaaattcatagtTATAAACCTAATATAATTTGCAACCAAtgccttaaactttaaaattcatatttatacatgcataataatataattcttacTTATATCATATATCCATCAACTAGTAAAATTACCAACATTTCAAATGAGTTATAAACAACAATCCAAGTTACACAAAATAATCCAAGTCATACACTACATTCCAAATTATACAATGCCTTAAATGCTAAAATTCATACTTTTACTTCTTCATACTTATATACACAAAAGAAACTTATATACAtaacattccaagttataaacttatactttcaaattcatagttttaatataaaaaagcaAAACTTATAtaacattccaagttataaacttatgcTTACATATAACTTAGACACAATgacattttaagttataaatgTATACTTACAATCGtacttatacacaacattccaaaATATACACACAAcattcaagttataaacttatatacttacaatacacaaaaacaaatctatatacacaacatttcaagttataaacttatatttGCATAATTTATACACAATGACATTTTACACAAATTTCAAGTTAAGcacaacattccaagttataaacttatacattaaaattcatacttaaattacataaaaataaacttttacacaacatttcaagttatacCCAACATTCAAGTTTAAACTTATACTTTAAAATTCACacttatacacaaaaacaaactcatACACAACATATGTTCGAAGGTTGAAGCctgaataaaccctaaaataccatgaagcttgaaaaactaaaaggtTGAATAAAATATACCTTAGATTGTTTAAAAAGCCCTCACATATTGTATGCTTCTAAGAATAGCTTCACATACCAATCTTCAAACACCAATTTGTCAAAACTtaagtgagattcacataactTGCATAAAAAAACGAAGACAGCAATATGTACCTTAAAAAATGAAGACAATAATTAACACCATTACCATCAAAAAACCTAAGTGAAATTCACATAACTATCATacaaaaactaagccctaaaacaccaTCGGCTTGAAAACTAGAAAatcgaagaagaagaacaacaacaattttcgtgggttttgaagaagttaAAGGTTGGAGAAGAAAAGaggaagaaaaataaattttcatgggTTAAAGAAGGTTGAAAAAGATGAAGAGAAATGAGCAAATTATGTCAAAGTAAGGCGGcttttgaaaacaaataatacattttcgtgggttttgaatctCCTGTATGAATGAAGGCGAgatattataaaaaaagtagggtatatgttgcggttctttgAGAACCATAGCATATACCGTAATTTTTTTGCCTAATCTATTTACTACTTTAATGCTACGTTTttataaaaccgcaacatatgttGCGTAGcatataaggttttttccactagtgaacaTAAGGAGAAAAAAGAAGCGAGTATACCGATGTGTAGGTAATGAATATTGTGAGCAAAAAATatgaaagttgaattatttagaaaaaatcaatattaaattcACACCAATGGGCAATAGGTGGATTATTTACGACAATATTTccttaagattataagtgatcattctAAGGATTATTTACATCAATGGGCAATAGGTGGATTATTCAAGACAATATTTCCTTATCACTCTAAGcttataaaaagtgatcatttaaaaTCATACATTATACAAAAAAAAGCTTGGAAAATTCCAATCGTATATTATACTAAAGAGCTTAGAAAATTCAAGTGTCACAATTAAAgagagttttgccaaataaaactcaattattggctaaagaaaaatgacATGACATTGAATCTTGAGCAATATCTCTACCATTAAAGTATCTCtgactaatatttatttatagttaaattgagtaatttagagaatataatatactGCATGATATATTGCTGAAATTACCttgtaattttcaaaaattacaaggtaattttatacatataattatcaaaattgaatatttctaataaataatatctctatctttatttttttcatatcaCATGTGTTATATATGTCAATGCTTAAAAAACTGTACTTCTACACTAGTTAAAATTGAAAGGGTTTAACATGATCACTTTTATATAGTAAGAAATCTTCTCATTTGA
Protein-coding sequences here:
- the LOC130805324 gene encoding uncharacterized protein LOC130805324, yielding MPLYDCVLLLKPHIKKEVVMDLVARVGKHVYARNGVLTEIKSLGNVHLGYGIKKLDGRYFQGQLMQMTMMATPNINKELHYLNKEDRLLRWLLVKHRDSQNWLDTKNSQGSKRQLKRSTLLGSYNDADMDDDDDDDDDKYEPEKKDF
- the LOC130805800 gene encoding serine/threonine-protein phosphatase 7 long form homolog; translation: MLQDVAVIMGLPVEGQAVIGHGEGNWPALVHELLGVRPENPQDPTQPKIIVGSSVKLTWLRQHFSALEDDADDVTGAKDIGGCLMLLQIWSWEHIHIGRPIIRTVRPDGQNDQEDDADDFEPILGSQHRRGVDPLAVSWLRVYLSRSHSPHTLVYYRDALDRQRDEQMTWQPYTAAKMEALPHICTSGHEIWRSRCPLICFDIVELHLPDRVMRQFGLEQVIPQACDTQPQLHAIDRRTGDKNYLVRHRSHVDAWNDRASTLVGGDNFTGHSSAMYMSWYRRISILRLTNTAFAQPGSHYHPTSTFLVRFLSTLITNSNSFK